The following proteins are encoded in a genomic region of Ursus arctos isolate Adak ecotype North America unplaced genomic scaffold, UrsArc2.0 scaffold_32, whole genome shotgun sequence:
- the NKAIN1 gene encoding sodium/potassium-transporting ATPase subunit beta-1-interacting protein 1 isoform X2, which produces MAVILGIFGTVQYRSRYLILYAAWLVLWVGWNAFIICFYLEVGQLSQDRDFIMTFNTSLHRSWWMENGPGCLVTPVLNSRLALEDHHVISVTGCLLDYPYIEALSSALQIFLALFGFVFACYVSKVFLEEEDSFDFIGGFDSYGYQAPQKTSHLQLQPLYTSG; this is translated from the exons ATGGCGGTCATCCTGGGCATCTTTGGCACCGTGCAGTACCGCTCCCGGTACCTCATTCTG TACGCAGCCTGGCTGGTGCTCTGGGTTGGCTGGAATGCATTCATCATCTGCTTCTACCTGGAGGTTGGACAGCTGTCCCAG gacCGGGATTTCATCATGACCTTCAACACGTCCCTGCACCGCTCCTGGTGGATGGAGAATGGGCCAGGCTGCCTGGTGACACCTGTCCTGAACTCCCGCCTGGCCCTGGAAGACCACCATGTCATCTCTGTCACCGGCTGCCTGCTTGACTATCCCTACATCGAAGCACTCAGCAGTGCCCTGCAGATCTTCCTCGCT CTGTTTGGCTTCGTGTTCGCCTGCTACGTGAGCAAAGtgttcctggaggaggaggacagcT TTGACTTCATCGGTGGCTTTGACTCCTACGGAtaccaggcgccccagaagacgTCGCATTTACAACTGCAGCCTCTGTACAC GTCGGGGTAG
- the NKAIN1 gene encoding sodium/potassium-transporting ATPase subunit beta-1-interacting protein 1 isoform X1 yields the protein MGKCSGRCTLVAFCCLQLVAALERQVFDFLGYQWAPILANFLHIMAVILGIFGTVQYRSRYLILYAAWLVLWVGWNAFIICFYLEVGQLSQDRDFIMTFNTSLHRSWWMENGPGCLVTPVLNSRLALEDHHVISVTGCLLDYPYIEALSSALQIFLALFGFVFACYVSKVFLEEEDSFDFIGGFDSYGYQAPQKTSHLQLQPLYTSG from the exons GTCGCTGCCCTGGAGCGACAGGTCTTTGACTTCCTGGGCTATCAGTGGGCTCCTATCTTAGCCAACTTCCTGCACATCATGGCGGTCATCCTGGGCATCTTTGGCACCGTGCAGTACCGCTCCCGGTACCTCATTCTG TACGCAGCCTGGCTGGTGCTCTGGGTTGGCTGGAATGCATTCATCATCTGCTTCTACCTGGAGGTTGGACAGCTGTCCCAG gacCGGGATTTCATCATGACCTTCAACACGTCCCTGCACCGCTCCTGGTGGATGGAGAATGGGCCAGGCTGCCTGGTGACACCTGTCCTGAACTCCCGCCTGGCCCTGGAAGACCACCATGTCATCTCTGTCACCGGCTGCCTGCTTGACTATCCCTACATCGAAGCACTCAGCAGTGCCCTGCAGATCTTCCTCGCT CTGTTTGGCTTCGTGTTCGCCTGCTACGTGAGCAAAGtgttcctggaggaggaggacagcT TTGACTTCATCGGTGGCTTTGACTCCTACGGAtaccaggcgccccagaagacgTCGCATTTACAACTGCAGCCTCTGTACAC GTCGGGGTAG